The Streptomyces cynarae genome contains a region encoding:
- a CDS encoding acyltransferase family protein codes for MPVRTPPVDDTTTAPRTAPAATTEPATRVPPSAPAPSLPSLTGLRWMAALLVFGLHVRNFGYFGGTGGHIMTWAFDAGGTGVSFFFILSGFVLMWTARPNDRTLSFWRRRIARIFPVHLVTAGIALLMVYTPPHLAKPTAAEGLANVLLVHSWRQSWWQTLNPVSWSLACEAFFYAAFPLMVVVLRRLGPRASAALAGASVLAVLVLARADAHDWVSQSLYSLPAARLPEFVLGAATARLVRLERWRGPGLEASLALAIIGYFLVPQITDGGYPATACTLIGFALLIPAAAVADLRGLPSLWRHRRLVRLGELSFAFYMVHLLVLRAGTSLLGNSPHFGLPTAVVTTAIAFGLSLALSWVLYEAVERPARRLLLRGRRSSRTQRAPMAARPEPIAPTREAPAAAPD; via the coding sequence ATGCCCGTTCGCACACCCCCGGTAGATGACACGACGACGGCGCCCCGGACAGCGCCCGCCGCCACCACCGAGCCCGCCACAAGGGTCCCTCCGTCCGCTCCGGCGCCGTCGCTGCCGTCCCTCACCGGACTGCGCTGGATGGCCGCGCTCCTGGTCTTCGGACTGCACGTGCGCAACTTCGGCTATTTCGGAGGCACCGGCGGCCACATCATGACCTGGGCGTTCGACGCCGGGGGCACCGGGGTGTCGTTCTTCTTCATCCTGTCCGGATTCGTTCTGATGTGGACCGCGCGGCCGAACGACCGCACACTCTCCTTCTGGCGGCGGCGCATCGCCCGTATCTTTCCCGTCCACCTGGTCACCGCCGGAATCGCGCTGCTCATGGTCTACACGCCGCCCCATCTGGCGAAGCCGACGGCGGCCGAGGGACTGGCCAACGTGCTGCTGGTGCACTCCTGGCGGCAGTCCTGGTGGCAGACGCTGAACCCGGTCAGCTGGTCGCTGGCCTGCGAGGCCTTCTTCTACGCCGCCTTCCCGCTGATGGTGGTCGTCCTGCGCCGTCTCGGACCCCGGGCGTCGGCGGCGCTGGCCGGGGCATCCGTGCTGGCGGTCCTCGTCCTCGCCCGGGCGGACGCCCACGACTGGGTGAGCCAGTCGCTCTACTCCCTCCCCGCCGCCCGTCTGCCCGAGTTCGTCCTCGGCGCCGCCACCGCCCGGCTGGTGCGGCTCGAACGGTGGCGCGGTCCCGGCCTGGAAGCCTCCCTCGCCCTGGCGATCATCGGCTACTTCCTCGTGCCGCAGATCACCGACGGGGGGTACCCGGCCACCGCCTGCACCCTCATCGGCTTCGCGCTGCTCATCCCGGCGGCGGCCGTCGCCGACCTGCGCGGCCTGCCCTCACTGTGGCGGCACCGGCGACTGGTGCGCCTGGGCGAACTCTCGTTCGCGTTCTACATGGTCCACCTTCTGGTGCTGCGGGCAGGCACCAGCCTGCTCGGCAACTCGCCCCACTTCGGTCTGCCGACGGCCGTCGTCACCACCGCCATCGCGTTCGGCCTGTCGCTCGCCCTGTCCTGGGTGCTGTACGAGGCGGTGGAACGCCCCGCACGACGGCTGCTGCTCCGCGGCCGCCGCTCCTCCCGCACACAACGGGCTCCGATGGCCGCCAGGCCGGAGCCCATCGCGCCCACCCGCGAGGCTCCGGCCGCGGCACCCGACTGA
- a CDS encoding SGNH/GDSL hydrolase family protein, translating into MAHDTHPGEAARPGAAGPGAARRRRWPLAVGAALGGCALFATSTAPAAAHGPGPGRDTHYVSLGDSYTSGPVIPRQVDAACARSDHNYPSLVAAERHVTAFKDVSCGGATTDDMWKAQGTNAPQLDAVRRDTDLVTVQIGGNDIGFGSIIATCARLSSQDPTGDPCRRSYASSGIDRLTLAIAQTAPKVDRVLRAVHARAPHARVLVVGYPDLLPDDGSGCYPSVPFASKDFPYLRDTEKRLNLMLRLVAEWNRAEYVDTYGPTRGHDMCKAPADRWIEPLQPASPAAPAHPNAQGEQAMARAVLERLGEGRGRH; encoded by the coding sequence ATGGCGCACGACACGCATCCGGGCGAAGCAGCGAGACCTGGAGCGGCGGGACCTGGAGCGGCGAGACGCCGCCGGTGGCCGCTCGCCGTGGGCGCGGCCCTCGGCGGTTGCGCCCTCTTCGCCACCTCAACGGCACCTGCCGCGGCCCACGGCCCGGGGCCCGGTCGCGACACGCACTACGTGTCACTCGGGGACTCCTACACCTCCGGCCCCGTCATCCCCCGGCAGGTGGACGCCGCCTGCGCCCGCTCCGACCACAACTACCCCTCGCTCGTGGCGGCGGAGCGGCACGTGACCGCGTTCAAGGACGTGAGCTGCGGCGGAGCGACGACCGACGACATGTGGAAGGCGCAGGGCACCAATGCGCCCCAACTCGACGCGGTGCGGCGCGACACCGATCTGGTGACCGTTCAGATCGGCGGCAACGACATCGGCTTCGGCTCCATCATCGCCACCTGCGCGCGCCTGAGTTCCCAGGACCCGACAGGCGATCCGTGCCGGCGCTCCTACGCCTCTTCCGGGATCGACCGGTTGACGCTCGCCATCGCGCAGACGGCACCGAAGGTGGACCGTGTGCTGCGGGCCGTGCACGCCAGGGCACCGCACGCCCGGGTGCTCGTCGTCGGCTACCCGGACCTCCTGCCCGACGACGGCAGCGGCTGCTACCCCTCGGTCCCGTTCGCGTCGAAGGACTTCCCCTATCTGCGGGACACCGAGAAGCGGCTGAACCTGATGCTCCGTCTGGTGGCGGAGTGGAACCGGGCGGAGTACGTCGACACCTACGGTCCCACGCGCGGCCACGACATGTGCAAGGCGCCGGCGGACCGCTGGATCGAGCCGTTGCAGCCGGCCTCCCCCGCGGCCCCCGCGCACCCCAACGCCCAAGGCGAGCAAGCCATGGCGCGGGCCGTGCTGGAACGCCTGGGCGAGGGACGCGGACGTCACTGA